The following proteins are co-located in the Oncorhynchus kisutch isolate 150728-3 unplaced genomic scaffold, Okis_V2 scaffold3981, whole genome shotgun sequence genome:
- the LOC109878580 gene encoding GDP-fucose transporter 1 isoform X2, with protein sequence MISIMNRVQLKRSNILRMALAGSDSMEEGKGETFLLKAIKIGGVVVLYWFISITMVFLNNYLLDSKDLDAPLFVTFYQCLVTVGLCYGMHLLSHLCPGVIDFPSVKFDLKVCREVLPLSIVFIGMITFNNLCLKHVGVAFYTVGRSLSTVFNVLLSYVILKQTTSFYAILCCGIILGGFWLGVDQEGVAGSLSWMGVFFGVLASACVSLNAIFTKRVMPAVDGNIWKLSFYNNINACILFLPLILVFGEVGHLVHFSRLGDPTFWGMMTLGGVFGFAIGYVTGLQIKFTSPLTHNVSGTAKACAQTVIAVVYNQSSKSFLWWTSNLMVLGGSSAYTWVKGMEMKKVHIPQEESKEKLLGEKSDAGV encoded by the exons ATGATTTCAATCATGAACAGGGTGCAGTTGAAACGCTCGAACATCTTGAGAATGGCTCTAGCAGGCTCGGACTCCATGGAAGAAGGAAAAGGCGAGACGTTTCTACTTAAAGCCATCAAAATAGGTGGTGTGGTCGTACTTTATTGGTTCATTTCAATAACCATGGTGTTCTTAAATAACTACTTGCTAGACAGTAAAGATTTGGACGCGCCGCTATTTGTGACATTTTACCAATGCCTTGTGACTGTCGGACTGTGCTATGGCATGCACTTGCTATCCCACTTATGTCCGGGTGTCATCGACTTCCCCTCCGTCAAGTTCGACCTAAAGGTATGCCGGGAGGTTCTACCCCTGTCAATCGTGTTCATTGGAATGATAACCTTCAACAACTTGTGCCTGAAGCATGTAGGGGTGGCCTTCTACACTGTCGGCAGGTCACTCAGCACAGTCTTCAACGTTCTACTGTCCTACGTGATCCTCAAGCAAACGACGTCCTTCTACGCCATCCTGTGTTGTGGAATTATTCTAG GTGGATTCTGGTTGGGTGTGGACCAGGAAGGTGTGGCGGGCTCCCTGTCATGGATGGGTGTGTTTTTCGGTGTGCTGGCCAGTGCCTGTGTCTCCCTCAACGCCATCTTCACCAAGCGGGTCATGCCGGCGGTAGACGGAAACATCTGGAAGCTCTCCTTCTACAACAACATCAACGCATGcatcctcttcctcccactcATCCTCGTCTTCGGTGAGGTCGGCCACCTCGTCCATTTCAGCCGCCTGGGGGACCCTACGTTCTGGGGCATGATGACGCTGGGCGGTGTGTTCGGTTTCGCCATCGGCTATGTGACGGGCCTCCAAATCAAGTTCACGAGTCCGCTGACGCACAACGTGTCGGGGACGGCCAAGGCCTGCGCTCAGACGGTCATCGCTGTGGTCTATAACCAGTCCAGTAAAAGTTTCCTGtggtggactagtaacctgaTGGTCCTTGGTGGGTCATCTGCCTACACCTGGGTCAAAGGCATGGAGATGAAGAAGGTCCATATTCCCCAGGAGGAGTCCAAAGAGAAACTGCTAGGGGAGAAGAGTGATGCTGGGGTATAG
- the LOC109878580 gene encoding GDP-fucose transporter 1 isoform X1 has protein sequence MALAGSDSMEEGKGETFLLKAIKIGGVVVLYWFISITMVFLNNYLLDSKDLDAPLFVTFYQCLVTVGLCYGMHLLSHLCPGVIDFPSVKFDLKVCREVLPLSIVFIGMITFNNLCLKHVGVAFYTVGRSLSTVFNVLLSYVILKQTTSFYAILCCGIILGGFWLGVDQEGVAGSLSWMGVFFGVLASACVSLNAIFTKRVMPAVDGNIWKLSFYNNINACILFLPLILVFGEVGHLVHFSRLGDPTFWGMMTLGGVFGFAIGYVTGLQIKFTSPLTHNVSGTAKACAQTVIAVVYNQSSKSFLWWTSNLMVLGGSSAYTWVKGMEMKKVHIPQEESKEKLLGEKSDAGV, from the exons ATGGCTCTAGCAGGCTCGGACTCCATGGAAGAAGGAAAAGGCGAGACGTTTCTACTTAAAGCCATCAAAATAGGTGGTGTGGTCGTACTTTATTGGTTCATTTCAATAACCATGGTGTTCTTAAATAACTACTTGCTAGACAGTAAAGATTTGGACGCGCCGCTATTTGTGACATTTTACCAATGCCTTGTGACTGTCGGACTGTGCTATGGCATGCACTTGCTATCCCACTTATGTCCGGGTGTCATCGACTTCCCCTCCGTCAAGTTCGACCTAAAGGTATGCCGGGAGGTTCTACCCCTGTCAATCGTGTTCATTGGAATGATAACCTTCAACAACTTGTGCCTGAAGCATGTAGGGGTGGCCTTCTACACTGTCGGCAGGTCACTCAGCACAGTCTTCAACGTTCTACTGTCCTACGTGATCCTCAAGCAAACGACGTCCTTCTACGCCATCCTGTGTTGTGGAATTATTCTAG GTGGATTCTGGTTGGGTGTGGACCAGGAAGGTGTGGCGGGCTCCCTGTCATGGATGGGTGTGTTTTTCGGTGTGCTGGCCAGTGCCTGTGTCTCCCTCAACGCCATCTTCACCAAGCGGGTCATGCCGGCGGTAGACGGAAACATCTGGAAGCTCTCCTTCTACAACAACATCAACGCATGcatcctcttcctcccactcATCCTCGTCTTCGGTGAGGTCGGCCACCTCGTCCATTTCAGCCGCCTGGGGGACCCTACGTTCTGGGGCATGATGACGCTGGGCGGTGTGTTCGGTTTCGCCATCGGCTATGTGACGGGCCTCCAAATCAAGTTCACGAGTCCGCTGACGCACAACGTGTCGGGGACGGCCAAGGCCTGCGCTCAGACGGTCATCGCTGTGGTCTATAACCAGTCCAGTAAAAGTTTCCTGtggtggactagtaacctgaTGGTCCTTGGTGGGTCATCTGCCTACACCTGGGTCAAAGGCATGGAGATGAAGAAGGTCCATATTCCCCAGGAGGAGTCCAAAGAGAAACTGCTAGGGGAGAAGAGTGATGCTGGGGTATAG